CATAATCAATTTCATCAGGGTCGCAGTTTGTATCAACAACAGCAACTATTGGTATTGAAAGTTTTTTCGCCTCTGCAACAGCTATTTTTTCCTTCTTTGGATCTATGATAAATACAGCTGCCGGCAGTACATTCATATCCTTTATTCCGCTGAGAATCTTTTCAAGTTTACCGCGCTCTTTTTCCAGAGCAGATACTTCTTTTTTAGGAAGGAGATCATAAGTCCCGTTTTCCTTCATCGTCTCAATCTCTTTAAGTCTCTCTATGCTTTTTCTTATTGTTGAAAAATTAGTGAGCATTCCGCCAAGCCATCTCTGGTTAACATGGAATGTGCCTGCTCTCTGCGCCTCTTCAAGCACTGAATCCTGAGCCTGCTTCTTTGTGCCTATGAAAAGAATCGAGCCTTTATTAGCAGAGGTTTGTTTGACAAAATTGTAGGCTTCTTCAAGTCCCTTCATTGTCTTTTGAAGATCGATTATGTAGATACCGTTTCTCTCTCCAAAGATATATCTCTTCATCTTTGGATTCCAGCGTTTTACCTGATGGCCAAAATGAACTCCGGCCTCAAGCAGTTCCTTCATTGTTGCTACCATATTTCCTCCTTTGGTTTTTCCTCCGCCTTTTTCTCTATACCCTATGGGCTTTAATCCCTAATTAAGGACCAGATAGAGAAAAGTTGATGGCGTGTGTTTTAGGGGTTAAAGAATAACATATAAGAGTGGTTTTTTCAAGCAGAAGAGTATGAAGTTAAGGGATGATTAAATATTTAATACCTCTGCCTTCAGACAGGTTTTTAAATGCCTTTTCTGTATGCTTTAGAGGGTACCTGCCTGAAATAAGTTTTTTGATTGGCATCTTCCCCATCTTTAATATTTTATAAGCCTCTTTAACATCCGATGGAGTAAAGTGAAAAACACCTTTAATCGTAATCTCATCATAATGAAGCCTGCCCGTGTCATAAGTAACAGTAGTCCCCGATTTACAGCCGCCAAACATAACAGCAGTGCCTCCCCTTCTTAGATGCTCAACAGAAGACTGCCATACATCAGGCTGTCCAGTGCATTCAAAAACATAATCAACACCAAGACCTTTAGTAATTTTTTTAACAGCTGCTTGAAGTTTATCAGGCATAACAGCAAGTTTTGCCCCTAGTTTTTTTGCCAAATTCAATCTTTCCTTTTCTAATCCAGCAACAATTACATTAACTCCCTTGTCTTTCAAGAGAATAAGATGGAGAAGACCTATAGGCCCAGCGCCTAAAACAAGGGCCGTATCATTTTTTCTAATATACTTACCATACATACCATGGACAACACAGGACAGAGGCTCTAGGAACACAGCCTGTTCAAAACTAAGATTCTTGGGTTTATGAAAGACATTCTGTTTTACTATATGCGAAGGAAGAAGAACATATTCTGCAAATGCCCCGAGAACTTTTGTATCCATTATATTTTCGCAGAGATTATAGAGCTTCTTTTTACAGTAAATGCATTTTAGGCAGGGTGCGCTGTGAACAGCCATAATCTCATCGCCTTTTTTAAAACTCTTCACTCCTCTGCCTGCCTCAGCAACTATACCTGAAAACTCATGCCCGAATAATCCTGGCATAGGAATAACATGATGACCTTGTCTGTACGCTTTCAGATCTGTGCCGCAGGTAAGCGCTGCTTTAACTTTTACAAGAAGTTCTCCCTTAGACGGTTTTGGGGTCTTAACCTCAGAGAACTCAAGTTTGCCAGGCTTTAGAATTAAGGTTGCCTTCAACTAAAACTCCATTTTGCCTCCCCATATCTGACCGGCTATTGCTGCAACGGCAAATACAGGGATATACACTATCTCAACCTGGGATAAAAATCTGACGAGGAAAACAAAAGGGACAGGCAGATGTATGTAAAGAAACCATTTGAAAGAAAATTTTATGCTCTTTCCCCTGAAATAACCGAAAAAAATATTCAACAGGAACGTAAAAATAAAAATGATTATTACAATGGCAGGTTTTGAATTAAAATCCATCTTATATTTCTATCTTCATTCCAGCAGCCATCTTTGCAGACAGAACAGTGTTATACATAAGCATCGCTATTGTCATAGGTCCTGCTCCGCCTGGCACCGGGGTGATAAAAGCTGCGCGTTCTTTTGCCGATTCAAAATCAACATCACCAACGATCTTGCCTTCAGGAGTAACATTTATCCCAATATCTATTACAGTTGCGCCCTTCTTGACCATATCGCCGGTTACTGTCTTAGCCTTTCCGATCGCAACACAAAGAATATCAGCGCTAAGGCATTCTTCTTTTAGAGTCGCAGTCTTGCTGTGGCAGATAGTGACTGTTGCATTTTTTCTTAGAAGAAGCAGAGCTAACGGCTTGCCGACAATAACGCTTCTTCCGATAATAACAGCCTTTTTGCCTTTCGGGTCAATTCCGTATGCCTCAAGCATTTTTATTGCGCCATGAGGAGTGCAGGCAACAAAACCAGGCTCATCCATAACAAGTCTGCCTAGAGATTCAGGCCCAAATCCATCTACATCTTTAGCAGGTGATATTTTATACATCACCTCTTTTTCATCCAGATTTTTTGGAAGAGGAAGCTGTACTAATATTCCGTGAATGTTTTTGTCAGAATTCAGATTATCTATAAGCTTTATCAGTTCTTCCTGTTTTGTTGTATCAGCAAGCTTATATGTAAAGCTTCTTATGCCAATATCCTCACAAGCTTTTTCCTTTGAAGCAACATATTTTTTTGATGCAGGATTTTCCCCAACCAATATAACAGCCAGTCCGGGCTGCATCCCCTTTGTTTTCATATCTGCAATATCTTTTTTAAGGGACTCTCTTATATCTGCCGCTACTTTCTTTCCGTCAATCAATTGTGCTGACATCCTTCCTCCTTACTGCAATATCTGCTTCTTATTAATGAAAATCAATCTCTGCGCTTGATTAATTCCAGAAGCTCTTCTCTTGTTGATTCCTTTGTTCTGAATATGCCCCTGACAGCAGATGTCACTGTCCTTGCGCCCGGCTTTTTAAGACCGCGCATGCTAAGACACAGATGTTCTGCATCAATTATAACCATTGCACCTTTTGGCTTTAGTTTTTCCATTAAAAGATCTGCAAGCTGAGCAGTAAGACGCTCCTGAACCTGCGGTCTTTTTGCCAGCACTTCGACCGCCCTTGCAAGTTCGCCAATCCCTGCGATCTTTCCAGAACTTGGTATATATGCAACATGTGCCTTTCCTATAAAAGGCAAAAGATGATGTTCACATACAGAATAGAATGGAATATCTTTTAACAAAACCATCTCATCGTGGCTCTCGCCTTCGATGTGTTTTAGAATCTCTTCTGTTGGCGTTTCAAGGCCTGAGAAAATCTCTTCGTACATCTTTGCAACACGCAAAGGCGTATCTTTCAGCCCTGCCCTGTCCGGATTTTCGCCGACTCCTTCAAGGATAAGCCTGACGCCTTTTTCTATCTTTTTTATATCCACAAATATCCCCTTTTAGCAGATGGCTCAAAAAGTCTACCATTAAAAAATAGCATGTGTCAAAACTAAATTACTTATCTTTTTATATGAATATTTTATAGGGAAAACTAAGATTTTGCACAATTAATAAATCGATTGTCAGTGACAATTTTATGCATCTTAATATCGTGAATTTCGAAGGGGATGTTCGCAATAATCTGTTCTTCAAATCCAAGCGCTATAAATGAACAATCTTTTTTTGCTTTTGATAAAAGCTTGTCATAATAACCTCCGCCATAACCAATCCTGTAACCATTAATATCAAATGCAGCTCCGGGAACAATAAAAAGGTCTATGTCGCCCGCCTCTATCAATCTGTCTTCTGTTACATCGGGTTCAAGTATCCCTATAGCACCCAGTGCAAGCTCACCAATATTTTTTACTTCGTAGAGTTTTAATTTTTTGAGTTCATTATCAACCTTTGGGAGTGCAACATGCTTACTGCCCAGCAATGACTTGATCATCTCGATTGTCTCTACTTCACTTCTGAAAGATGCGTAAATAGACAGTGTCCTTGCATCCTTGAATTCAGAGAGGCTCTTAGTCTGTTCTGCTATCATGGCTGACTTTGCTTTTCTTACTTCTGCTGGGATTGCATCTCTTTTTTTAAGCGCATGCTGGCGAATCTCATTCTTGTTGTTATCCATTTAATATGCTAGAAATCTTATCCTTAATATTTTTTACCTCATTCAAAATCTCGGTAGAATTTTTGTACGGCGCTATTCCTTTGATATCAGCCTCCATTATCGAATTGTTGAAATTGATATGACCAAGAAATTTTATGTCTTTTATTCCATTCTTTATAAAATCAATATCCTCTGCATTCCTGACTTTATTAGCAACAACAAAAACCTCTTTTACTCCAAGTGTCTTTGCCATGTCTTTTACAATCCCTGCTGTCTGAATGCTTCTCTGCCCGGGCTCGACAACAACTATGAATGCGTCCACTGCCTCTGCTGTACCGCGTGTGAGATGTTCAATCCCTGCCTCCATATCAACAATCACAACCTCATCTCTCTCAGTTACCAGATACTTGAGAAGCCGCCTTAAAAAAATATTCTCAGGGCAATAGCAGCCTGATGATGCATCCTTTGATTTTCCTGTTCTAAGAAGCAATATCTTAGGATCAATTTTATAACCATACTCCTCAGGAATGTCATCTACTTTTGGATTAATCTTAAAAACTCCGCCTGATGTCCCGGGTTTTGCTCCGGTCCTCTCTTCGATCAAACCTTGGATGTCAGTTATCGGTTTTATTTTTGCTGCAATATCCTTGTCTATGCCAAATGCTGATGCCAGATTGGCATCAGGGTCTGCATCAACAGCAATAACCCTTCTGCCTTCTAAAGCAAAAAGATATGACAAGACAGCAGAAAGAGTTGTCTTGCCTACACCGCCTTTTCCTGTTACTGAAATTTTCATCTTGGTATTATAACTCATCCTATCACATATAAAAATCCTTTAAAATCAGCGGAAAATTTGATTTTTCCTTCATTTTTCGTTATTATCTCACATGGAAACCAAAAAATTTATTGATGAGTCAGCCGAGTTTATAATGAACACCTACAACAGGTTTCCGATTGTACTGCGTAAAGGCCGCGGCATAAAAGTATGGGACACCGAAGGCAAAGAATATCTGGATTTTATCGGTGGAATTGCAGTCAACATACTCGGACACTGCCATCCTAAAATAGTTATTGCATTACAGAAACAGACACAGAGGCTGATGCATGTCTCGAATCTCTATCATATAGAACCCCAGATAAAACTTGCAAAACTCCTCGTTAGCCATTCTTTTGCAGACAAGGTTTTTTTCTGCAATTCTGGAGCAGAGGCTAATGAGGCGGCAATAAAATTAGCGCGTAAATATGCCAAGGAACATCTTGGAAAAGATAAGTTTGAAATAATAACAGCGCTCAATTCTTTCCATGGACGCACACTGGCAACAGTTGCAGCAACCGGGCAGGAGAAGTTCCAGAAAGGTTTCGAGCCTTTGATGCCCGGATTTCAATATGTGCCTTTTAATGATATAGATGCGCTTAAAAAAGCTGTAAATGGAAAGACATGTGCTGTGATGCTTGAGCCTGTTCAGGGTGAAGGAGGAATAAAGATCCCTGATCTGGATTATCTTAAAAATGTACGTGAACTTTGTGACAAGAATAATATTCTACTGATATTCGATGAGGTTCAAACAGGCATTGGCCGCACAGGGAAACTTTTTGCTTACGAAAATTTTAATGTCATTCCTGACATAATGACACTTGCCAAAGGTCTGGGCAACGGATTCCCTATTGGCGCAATGCTTGCAACCGACAAGATTGCTTCAGCATTTGTGCCGGGATCTCATGCATCAACATTCGGAGGAAATCCGCTTGCATGCACTGCTGCAATCGCAACCATCGAAACACTTCTTGAAGACGGATTTCTTCTTGACCAGTGCAAGAGGATGGGTGAATACATGAAAAATGAATTCAGGAAATTTCATGAAGAATTCCCTAATCTCATAGTCGATGTAAGAGGCATGGGACTTCTCATTGGAATTGAGTTCACAAGGGATTGTGCAGAGATTGTTAAAGCATGTCTGACAAAAGGACTGCTGATAAATTGCACAGCAGGCAATGTGCTTCGCTTTGCTCCGCCATTAATCGTTCAGGAAAAAGATATAGATGCTATGACCGACATACTCGGGGAGATATTAAGCAGTCTGCATTAAAAGGAT
This genomic window from Nitrospiraceae bacterium contains:
- the folD gene encoding bifunctional methylenetetrahydrofolate dehydrogenase/methenyltetrahydrofolate cyclohydrolase FolD; its protein translation is MSAQLIDGKKVAADIRESLKKDIADMKTKGMQPGLAVILVGENPASKKYVASKEKACEDIGIRSFTYKLADTTKQEELIKLIDNLNSDKNIHGILVQLPLPKNLDEKEVMYKISPAKDVDGFGPESLGRLVMDEPGFVACTPHGAIKMLEAYGIDPKGKKAVIIGRSVIVGKPLALLLLRKNATVTICHSKTATLKEECLSADILCVAIGKAKTVTGDMVKKGATVIDIGINVTPEGKIVGDVDFESAKERAAFITPVPGGAGPMTIAMLMYNTVLSAKMAAGMKIEI
- the folE gene encoding GTP cyclohydrolase I FolE codes for the protein MDIKKIEKGVRLILEGVGENPDRAGLKDTPLRVAKMYEEIFSGLETPTEEILKHIEGESHDEMVLLKDIPFYSVCEHHLLPFIGKAHVAYIPSSGKIAGIGELARAVEVLAKRPQVQERLTAQLADLLMEKLKPKGAMVIIDAEHLCLSMRGLKKPGARTVTSAVRGIFRTKESTREELLELIKRRD
- the rpsB gene encoding 30S ribosomal protein S2, whose product is MVATMKELLEAGVHFGHQVKRWNPKMKRYIFGERNGIYIIDLQKTMKGLEEAYNFVKQTSANKGSILFIGTKKQAQDSVLEEAQRAGTFHVNQRWLGGMLTNFSTIRKSIERLKEIETMKENGTYDLLPKKEVSALEKERGKLEKILSGIKDMNVLPAAVFIIDPKKEKIAVAEAKKLSIPIVAVVDTNCDPDEIDYVIPGNDDAIRAIKLLASKMAEAIIEGRTAISKAEAETAETKTIEVKKEEEEKEAVEEGKE
- a CDS encoding 5-formyltetrahydrofolate cyclo-ligase; this encodes MDNNKNEIRQHALKKRDAIPAEVRKAKSAMIAEQTKSLSEFKDARTLSIYASFRSEVETIEMIKSLLGSKHVALPKVDNELKKLKLYEVKNIGELALGAIGILEPDVTEDRLIEAGDIDLFIVPGAAFDINGYRIGYGGGYYDKLLSKAKKDCSFIALGFEEQIIANIPFEIHDIKMHKIVTDNRFINCAKS
- a CDS encoding acetylornithine transaminase, which translates into the protein METKKFIDESAEFIMNTYNRFPIVLRKGRGIKVWDTEGKEYLDFIGGIAVNILGHCHPKIVIALQKQTQRLMHVSNLYHIEPQIKLAKLLVSHSFADKVFFCNSGAEANEAAIKLARKYAKEHLGKDKFEIITALNSFHGRTLATVAATGQEKFQKGFEPLMPGFQYVPFNDIDALKKAVNGKTCAVMLEPVQGEGGIKIPDLDYLKNVRELCDKNNILLIFDEVQTGIGRTGKLFAYENFNVIPDIMTLAKGLGNGFPIGAMLATDKIASAFVPGSHASTFGGNPLACTAAIATIETLLEDGFLLDQCKRMGEYMKNEFRKFHEEFPNLIVDVRGMGLLIGIEFTRDCAEIVKACLTKGLLINCTAGNVLRFAPPLIVQEKDIDAMTDILGEILSSLH
- a CDS encoding AAA family ATPase → MKISVTGKGGVGKTTLSAVLSYLFALEGRRVIAVDADPDANLASAFGIDKDIAAKIKPITDIQGLIEERTGAKPGTSGGVFKINPKVDDIPEEYGYKIDPKILLLRTGKSKDASSGCYCPENIFLRRLLKYLVTERDEVVIVDMEAGIEHLTRGTAEAVDAFIVVVEPGQRSIQTAGIVKDMAKTLGVKEVFVVANKVRNAEDIDFIKNGIKDIKFLGHINFNNSIMEADIKGIAPYKNSTEILNEVKNIKDKISSILNG
- a CDS encoding zinc-binding dehydrogenase; amino-acid sequence: MKATLILKPGKLEFSEVKTPKPSKGELLVKVKAALTCGTDLKAYRQGHHVIPMPGLFGHEFSGIVAEAGRGVKSFKKGDEIMAVHSAPCLKCIYCKKKLYNLCENIMDTKVLGAFAEYVLLPSHIVKQNVFHKPKNLSFEQAVFLEPLSCVVHGMYGKYIRKNDTALVLGAGPIGLLHLILLKDKGVNVIVAGLEKERLNLAKKLGAKLAVMPDKLQAAVKKITKGLGVDYVFECTGQPDVWQSSVEHLRRGGTAVMFGGCKSGTTVTYDTGRLHYDEITIKGVFHFTPSDVKEAYKILKMGKMPIKKLISGRYPLKHTEKAFKNLSEGRGIKYLIIP